From the Thermosynechococcus sp. genome, the window AGCGGGAAATGGCCGCCGACAACAAGAGCCTTGGGACCTTCCGTTTGGATGGCATTCCCCCGGCACCGCGCGGCGTGCCGCAAATCGAAGTCACGTTTGATATTGATGCCAACGGTATCCTCAACGTGACCGCTCGCGACAAAGGCACCGGCAAACAGCAGTCCATTAGCATCACAGGTGCCTCAACGCTGCCCAAGGATGAAGTGGAACGCATGGTGCGCGAAGCGGAAATAAACGCCGCCGCCGATAAAGCCAAACGCGAGAAAATCGAAACCAAAAACCAAGCGGAGCAGCTCTGCTACCAAGCGGAAAAACAGTTGAGTGAGTTGGGGGATAAAGTCTCCACCAGTGATAAAGACCGCCTCACCTCCCTCATTGCCAACCTGCGCTCGGAAATCGGTACTGAAACCGAGAAGAAACCCATCGAATCTATTAATTTTGAGCGGGTGAAGTCGCTGATGCAGGAGCTGCAACAAACCCTCTACAGCATCGGCTCGAGTGTCTATCAAAGTGCTCAGTCTGGTGATGGCACTGGCGCCAGCAGCAGCGGTAGCAGCGGTGGTAATGACGAAGTGATTGACGCCGAGTTCTCGGAAACCAAATAGTCCTGCCCATTGGCAACTTTTTGCCAGAACAGGACTCCCCCTAGGTGAAGGCTTAGGGGGTTTCTCATTGCTTTTGCTACGCTATGCTCGGCGGTTTTTCACTAGTGGCTTCTTGTGCTAGGAGAGAAATTCCGATAAAATAAAACTTCTATTTTTAATTTTTGTTGAATGCTGAGATCACCCCTACCATTGAGGTAAGCATGGCCAAACGCCGCAATCCCAAGAAGGAAAAAGCTCTTCGTAACCAAGCCTATGCTCGTAAGTTTCGCAAACGTTCTTCGGGTCGCTACAGTCGCCGTCTAAATACGGAGAATCGCCAAGAGACGAAGACCACCGAAACTGTTGAGGAAATGACGGACGCCTAGGGGGCAGTCGGTGAGTAAGCGGGCGTTGCCATGGCGAGAGTTTGGGGTTGCGTTTTTAACCGTTTTTTTGGCTGAATTCGCCGACAAAACTCAAATTGCTGTATTTTTTATGGCCGCCCGCGCTGCCTCCCCCTGGTTGGTGTTTTTGGGGGCAGCTTTGGCATTAGTGACCACTAGCCTAATTGGGGTATTGATTGGTCGCTGGCTATCGCAGTTCCTCTCGCAGCAGCGATTACAAACCTTGACGGGCACTAGTCTGCTGGCGATCGCCCTTTGGCTATTGTGGGATATGTTACACCAAGGCCTTTGATCCCTTTAGATCACTAGGAGAGCAGATCGCTATCCCAGGCAAGTTCGAGTGAGTTCCTTCCGTTGACCGTCACCCCCTGCTAAAGTGAAGGGGTTACAGTGAGCACGCTGACTATCTTAGGCACTATCTAAGTTTGTGAACTCCAGCGGAGACTGCGGAGAATGCCATCTCAAGTCATTGAGCTGTGGTCATCGTTCGTTAGTATTGTCGATGCACCTTTGTTTCGCCTTGGGCGGGAGACGATTTCCCTGCGTTGGCTGTTTCAAGTGGTGCTATTGCTCATTCTCGTTGCAATTTTAGCGCGGTTTTTCAAAGGGGTGCTGAAAAATCAGCTTTTACCGCGCCTTGGTCTAGATTTAGGCAACCGCGAGGCCATTTCCACGGTGATTAGTGGTGCTGGGGGAGCACTGGGCTACATCATTGTTTTACAGGCAGTGGGGATTAATCTCGATTCCCTAGCGGTGATTATCGGCGGCTTAGGGGTGGGGATTGGTTTTGGTTTGCAGGATATCACCCGCAATCTCATCAGTGGTCTGACCCTTCTCATTGAACGCAAAGTCCGTGTTGGTGACTTTGTGGAAATTGAAAACATCAGCGGCTACGTTCAGGAAGTCTCGATGCGCGCCACAGTGATTCAAACCTTTAACGGTTCAAATGTGGTGGTGCCTAATACCTACCTTGCCGATAGTCCGGTCCTGAATTGGTACTATGAAACCCATCGCGGTCGCATTGATATTCCCATTGGCGTTGCCTATGGCACGGATCCAGTTTTAGTAACGGAGGTCTTGCTCAATATTGCGCATTCTGAGCCGGATATCCTCAAGGAACCAGCGCCGCGGGTTATTTTCCGTGAATTTGGCGATTCGGCTCTTAAGTTTGAGCTTTGGGTATGGACGGAGGCCATTGAGCGGCGAGTGTTCATCAAGAGCAGTCTCAATTTCAAGATTGATTACTACTTTCGGCAGCACAATATCTCGATTCCTTTTCCACAGCGGGATATCTGGATTCGCAATGGACCAACGCTTTCTCTTGTCTCTGAACCAGCCGAAACGGTAGGCATGCCCTTGGCACCGGCAACGCCCTCCTTAAGGTCGCTGCTGCAGCAGGTGAGCTATTTTCAAGGCCTGAATGATTTGCAATTACGCTTTCTCATTGAATCGGGCTACCGCAAGCGCCTGACAGCGAAGGAAATTTTGTTCCGTGCTCAGGAGCCGATCACCAACTTCTACATCGTATTGCAGGGGCAGATGGCAGCGGTCTATGAGGAGGAGGGTGAACTGAAGCCGATGATGACATTTAAGCCGGGGGAGCACTTTGGCGAACTGCCCCTAATGCTGGGGGTGGCCTGCCCAACAACAATGATGGCAATGACGGACACGGTGTTGTTTGTCCTGCCCCGGGAGGGATTTGAACAGTTGCTCAAGGAACATCCTTCCCTGGCTGAGGATATTGCGGTGGCGATCGCCCGCCGTCAGGATGTGCTGGCGCAACATCAACAGGAGCTGCAGCAACTGAGTCGCCAAGCGTCGGATCCAAGTCGGCCGATGAACTGGATTCGCGATCGCCTGCAGAAACTGCTGAGCTGGTAAATGGCTTCACGCGGTTGAGTCTAAGGCAAAGGCCTGTTCTAGGTAGCGATGGAGCCGATAGGCACCCCCTTGGTGTCGCACCAAGGCCACATCAAAGCGACAGGGGTGCTCCTGCCACTGCGGCTGAGACTCTAGGAATGCTTGGGCTGCCAAAATGAGTTTGCGTTGCTTGCTGGGGGAAATAGCGTCGAGGCCATCCCTATCCCAGTTGTAAGAACGACGGGTTTTCACTTCGACAAAGAGCACCACTCCCTCCGGATCACAGGCAACAATATCCAGTTCACCCCAAGGGCAAGACCAGTTTTGAGCCAAAATTTGACACTGCTGGGTTTGTAGCCACGCCGCAACTACTGCCTCCCCACAATTACCCACCTGGCGCATAGGCCCTAGGCTTCGATGGGTTCGAGATTAAACAAGTCTTGGAGGGTCTGCATAGCGCGTTGACGACTCTCTAGGTCTCGCTGGGATTGCAGTTGCACTGTCGGGTCATGGAGGATTTTGTTGATGATCGTGCGGGTCATGGCTTCGATGACTCCTTGGTGCTTGTCAGCAAACTCGCTCCCCAGGCGGGAGAGGGCTTTTTCTAGTTCTTGAGTACGGATTGCTTCCATTTTTTGGCGCAGACTGCGGATTGTCGGAATCGTTTCTAGGGCGTGCCACCAAGCCAAAAACGTCTCTAATTCTTCCTCAAGGATGCCTTCAGCCTCTTGGGCCAACTGGCGTCGAGCCTCTTGGTTTTGGGCGACGACTGCTTCCAGATCATCCACATTAAAAAGTTGTACAGAGGCCAGTTCCGTCACATTGGCATGGACATTGCGGGGCACAGAAATATCAATGATGGCAAGGGGGCGATCGCCCGTGAGCACGGAGCCTAGGTTCTCGCGATCCAAGAGGGGCTGGGTTGCTGCTGTACCTGTAAAGACCAGATCCATCGCTGCCACAATCGGCAGCAGATCTGTCATCGTAAAGAGCTCAAAGCGCACTTCGGGAAACTGCTGCGCCAGTTCCTGTGCCCGTTCCAAGGAGCGGTTGATAATGCTGATTTCCTTCACGCCCCGGGCAATCAGGTGCTGCACTACCAAGCGGGACATTTTACCGGCACCGACAACGGCAATTCGGCAGTTCCGTAGATTTTGCAGCCGCAGATCCGCCAGTTCCACTGCCGCTGAACTGATGGAAACGGCGCCAGTGCCAATACTGGTTTCTGTACGTACCCGCTTACCGGCAGCGATCGCCGCTGTAAAGAGGCGATTGAGAATCGAACCGATGGCCTTGTACTGTTGTCCTAACTGATGACAGCGTTTCACCTGGGAGAGAATTTGCCCCTCGCCAATGACCAAGCTATCTAGACCCGAAGCCACCCGCATCAGGTGCATCACGGCATCCTGATGGAGCAGGATAAAGAGGTAGGGCCGCAGTTGGGGCAGGGGAATGTGACTCCACTCACTGAGAAACTGATGCACTTCCCGCACGCCCACCTCAGTGTCACTGGTAACAATGTAGATTTCCAAACGGTTACAGGTGCTGAGAATGGTGGCCTCTTGAATATGGGCGTAGCCACGCAGATGTTGCAGTGCCCGCTCCCGCACGTCCTCTGGCACACTCAATTTTTCGCGCACATCCACGGGGGCGGTTTTGTGACTCAAGCCAATAACAGCAATATTCATAGGAATCGGTTGATGTTCGGCTGCAACTCCATCAATTGTTGTATCAGGATTCTGGAGCGTCCTTCACGCTTGTTTGCAAGTCTTTACTAAAAGAGGGCAGTTGCTAAGGTGCTAAGTTTTGTTAAGGAATTCAACAGTTCTGGGCTGTAGCCTGCTATTCTTGAGAATTGAAATCAATAAGCAGTCAAAAAGCAAATATTAAATGCGAAAATCTTCACATTCATGGCCGTCATACACCTATATTGCGGATCCCTATCCCCAAGGACAATGCTGGAGAGAACCGATGTCTAAGCTAATTTCGCTGGCAGAGGCTGAGGCTGGCGATCTCTACACGATTGCGCGGTTGACATGTGCTAACCCTCGAGAGCTTTTAGCAATGGGTCTAAAACCGGGGGTCATCATTACCATCCTGCAAAAAAATAATCACGGTGCGGTGATGGTTGCTCTCAATGCCCAGCGATTTTGCATTAACCACGCCTTAGCGCAACACATTTTGCTGGCAACTGTCAGAGCCAGAGAGGTTCATCTACGTACTGCTCCCATTGGTGCCCGTCTACGCATTACCGGATATGCCCCTACTGCCCCCAGTTATAAACGCAAATTATTGGCAATGGGCTTGACCCCCGGCACTGAAATTGAGATTGTCCGCCATGCCCCCCTCGGTGATCCCACAGACATTAAAGTGCGGGGTTTCCATTTGAGCCTACGTAAGGATGAGGCCGATGCCCTGGAAGTTTCGCCACTGTAAGTAATGGAGTGTAGCATGACGGCCACCATTGCTTTGATTGGCAATCCTAACTGTGGTAAGACAACCATTTTTAATGGCCTTACAGGACTAAATCAGCGCGTTGGCAACTGGCCGGGAGTGACGGTTGAACGTAAGCAGGGCTACTATCGCGATCAAGATCTAGTAGTAGAGGTGGTGGATTTGCCGGGGGTCTATGCCCTCGATGCTGAAGAGAGCACTGGAGTTGAC encodes:
- a CDS encoding TMEM165/GDT1 family protein, coding for MSKRALPWREFGVAFLTVFLAEFADKTQIAVFFMAARAASPWLVFLGAALALVTTSLIGVLIGRWLSQFLSQQRLQTLTGTSLLAIALWLLWDMLHQGL
- a CDS encoding mechanosensitive ion channel domain-containing protein, which gives rise to MPSQVIELWSSFVSIVDAPLFRLGRETISLRWLFQVVLLLILVAILARFFKGVLKNQLLPRLGLDLGNREAISTVISGAGGALGYIIVLQAVGINLDSLAVIIGGLGVGIGFGLQDITRNLISGLTLLIERKVRVGDFVEIENISGYVQEVSMRATVIQTFNGSNVVVPNTYLADSPVLNWYYETHRGRIDIPIGVAYGTDPVLVTEVLLNIAHSEPDILKEPAPRVIFREFGDSALKFELWVWTEAIERRVFIKSSLNFKIDYYFRQHNISIPFPQRDIWIRNGPTLSLVSEPAETVGMPLAPATPSLRSLLQQVSYFQGLNDLQLRFLIESGYRKRLTAKEILFRAQEPITNFYIVLQGQMAAVYEEEGELKPMMTFKPGEHFGELPLMLGVACPTTMMAMTDTVLFVLPREGFEQLLKEHPSLAEDIAVAIARRQDVLAQHQQELQQLSRQASDPSRPMNWIRDRLQKLLSW
- a CDS encoding YraN family protein, giving the protein MRQVGNCGEAVVAAWLQTQQCQILAQNWSCPWGELDIVACDPEGVVLFVEVKTRRSYNWDRDGLDAISPSKQRKLILAAQAFLESQPQWQEHPCRFDVALVRHQGGAYRLHRYLEQAFALDSTA
- a CDS encoding glutamyl-tRNA reductase — its product is MNIAVIGLSHKTAPVDVREKLSVPEDVRERALQHLRGYAHIQEATILSTCNRLEIYIVTSDTEVGVREVHQFLSEWSHIPLPQLRPYLFILLHQDAVMHLMRVASGLDSLVIGEGQILSQVKRCHQLGQQYKAIGSILNRLFTAAIAAGKRVRTETSIGTGAVSISSAAVELADLRLQNLRNCRIAVVGAGKMSRLVVQHLIARGVKEISIINRSLERAQELAQQFPEVRFELFTMTDLLPIVAAMDLVFTGTAATQPLLDRENLGSVLTGDRPLAIIDISVPRNVHANVTELASVQLFNVDDLEAVVAQNQEARRQLAQEAEGILEEELETFLAWWHALETIPTIRSLRQKMEAIRTQELEKALSRLGSEFADKHQGVIEAMTRTIINKILHDPTVQLQSQRDLESRQRAMQTLQDLFNLEPIEA
- a CDS encoding ferrous iron transport protein A, with translation MSKLISLAEAEAGDLYTIARLTCANPRELLAMGLKPGVIITILQKNNHGAVMVALNAQRFCINHALAQHILLATVRAREVHLRTAPIGARLRITGYAPTAPSYKRKLLAMGLTPGTEIEIVRHAPLGDPTDIKVRGFHLSLRKDEADALEVSPL